One segment of Nostoc sp. UHCC 0302 DNA contains the following:
- a CDS encoding DUF1392 family protein, with protein sequence MTNLVHDLEQCWYISPPWGQRIPPLLISLLERVYVKRVKAFGYCCGVEWSQHAWKYEIFTGNDNITVWGSELIGTGNLQPITREKPVFRLGELVEFRFHGDGPTIRIVQGIHLINDSWFYTIEWMSPGISEKGDEVFTSADAIALGGASPIARVSDYDLERVRL encoded by the coding sequence ATGACTAACCTTGTCCACGACTTAGAACAGTGCTGGTACATTTCACCACCCTGGGGTCAACGAATCCCGCCGTTACTGATAAGTTTGCTTGAGCGGGTGTACGTCAAGAGAGTCAAAGCATTCGGTTACTGCTGCGGTGTCGAGTGGTCACAACACGCTTGGAAATACGAAATCTTCACGGGTAATGACAATATTACTGTTTGGGGTAGCGAACTCATTGGTACAGGTAACTTGCAACCGATTACTAGAGAAAAGCCTGTGTTTCGCCTGGGTGAGTTGGTCGAGTTTCGATTTCATGGTGATGGGCCAACAATTCGCATTGTCCAGGGCATACATCTGATCAACGATTCTTGGTTCTACACGATTGAATGGATGTCCCCTGGCATCTCGGAAAAAGGCGACGAGGTTTTCACGTCAGCAGATGCGATCGCCCTTGGCGGGGCTTCGCCCATCGCACGGGTGAGTGACTATGACTTGGAGCGGGTGCGATTATGA
- a CDS encoding DNA cytosine methyltransferase, whose amino-acid sequence MILRSHFTDHKGCNRSKFADIWLPDGTVKSLSIEGAAILQGFPSWYEFPQEAATAGSIIGYSVPPSFATQLFISVQSKLLGAIA is encoded by the coding sequence ATGATCTTACGATCACATTTCACCGACCACAAAGGCTGTAACCGTAGTAAGTTCGCTGATATCTGGTTGCCGGATGGTACAGTCAAATCCTTGTCTATTGAAGGGGCTGCAATCTTGCAAGGGTTTCCCAGTTGGTACGAGTTCCCCCAAGAGGCAGCAACGGCCGGGTCAATTATTGGATATTCTGTGCCTCCCAGTTTTGCAACTCAATTATTTATATCTGTACAGAGCAAATTATTAGGAGCGATCGCATGA
- a CDS encoding ATP-binding protein: protein MTIDLLEFFQRTDPSRTLQVNQGLDKKYYIDFSPVRGGDIIGKLKQKITFFKANEPTCTLFTGHIGCGKSTELVRLQVELEALDFHVVYFESSEDLEMTDVDIADVLLAIAHRVSQSLEKITLSEPNKFHELLQGALRALDSEVTGLKLKTPVGDVGLSTEKEKFSLALGIGEITAKTKSNPILREKLNQYLGPQKTRLLEAINRELLEPAIAKLKQQGKRGLVVIVDNLDRIDNRIKPWGRPQQEYLFVDQGEFLTKLNCHLVFTMPLALKFSNDYGTLTQRFPEDPKVLPMVPVQWPDGSIHEQGMGLMQQMVLARAFPDLQPDERLNYISEVFDNTETLEHLCRASGGHVRDLLRLLNTWIQEEMILPLSRNTLEQVIRSRRNEMTMPISDSEWELLRYVKQKKKVSDDQGYQKLIRSRFVFEYRDGGESWFDVNPILAEAAELGS from the coding sequence ATGACCATAGATTTACTAGAGTTTTTCCAGCGAACAGACCCCAGCCGGACTTTACAGGTCAATCAAGGCTTAGATAAGAAGTACTACATTGATTTCTCTCCAGTCAGGGGTGGCGATATTATTGGCAAGCTGAAGCAGAAAATTACGTTTTTCAAAGCGAACGAACCCACCTGCACCCTGTTCACTGGTCATATCGGCTGCGGGAAATCGACAGAACTAGTCAGGCTACAGGTGGAACTAGAAGCGCTGGACTTCCATGTGGTTTATTTCGAGTCTAGCGAAGATTTGGAAATGACGGACGTAGATATAGCAGATGTGCTACTCGCGATCGCTCACCGTGTAAGCCAAAGCCTGGAGAAAATCACGCTCTCGGAACCGAACAAATTCCACGAACTGCTGCAAGGGGCATTGAGGGCGCTAGACTCCGAGGTAACGGGGTTGAAGCTAAAAACACCAGTTGGCGACGTTGGCTTATCTACAGAAAAGGAGAAATTCTCTCTTGCGTTGGGAATCGGTGAAATCACAGCGAAGACGAAAAGTAACCCGATACTGCGAGAGAAACTTAACCAGTACCTGGGGCCACAGAAGACCAGACTCCTCGAAGCGATTAACCGAGAGCTGCTAGAGCCTGCGATCGCCAAACTCAAGCAGCAGGGGAAAAGGGGACTGGTAGTGATAGTAGATAACCTCGACCGTATAGACAACCGGATTAAGCCGTGGGGTCGTCCGCAGCAGGAGTACTTGTTTGTGGATCAGGGGGAGTTCTTGACAAAGCTGAATTGCCACTTAGTTTTCACAATGCCCTTGGCGCTGAAGTTCTCGAACGATTACGGAACGCTGACCCAAAGATTCCCAGAAGACCCGAAAGTACTGCCGATGGTTCCAGTGCAATGGCCAGACGGGAGCATACATGAGCAGGGGATGGGGCTGATGCAGCAGATGGTACTGGCTAGGGCATTCCCTGATTTGCAACCAGATGAACGGTTAAACTACATCAGTGAAGTCTTCGATAATACAGAAACGCTAGAACACCTGTGCAGAGCGAGTGGTGGTCATGTGCGAGATTTGCTCAGATTGCTGAATACCTGGATTCAGGAAGAAATGATACTTCCACTTTCCCGTAATACCCTAGAGCAAGTGATTCGCTCTCGACGCAATGAGATGACGATGCCGATTTCGGATTCGGAGTGGGAGTTACTACGTTATGTTAAGCAAAAGAAGAAAGTCAGCGATGACCAAGGATACCAAAAGCTAATCCGTAGTAGATTTGTGTTTGAATATCGAGATGGGGGTGAATCTTGGTTTGATGTCAATCCGATTTTGGCAGAAGCAGCGGAGTTAGGTAGTTGA
- a CDS encoding RICIN domain-containing protein: MSSTLPIAGKEYYLIAKHSGQALAVDGASKTQGTNTIQWPNEKVDHFKWQLLDAGDNYFYLVAKHSGQALAVYGGLKANGTGVIQWPNDKVDHFKWRLEDAGDSYFYLIVKHTGQALAVDGGLKANGTKVIQSPNEKVDHFKWKFEAVSPETTATPSLPPISDNGTINTEAGKTYRVQITVNVPLNIGYNNSFGIFAINDDGSIAGAKPGDPNYAATVVKNRIALVDADQGSYKKGQTFQYDLPGGSKYSVFLIANGTPALFLEKNPQNQGSNPPLAYFLNSAANPDGKSHVKVISPNEYGFEDTYGGGDQDFDDLIVKLETLSVESKS; the protein is encoded by the coding sequence ATGTCCTCAACACTACCTATCGCAGGAAAAGAATACTATCTTATTGCTAAACACAGTGGTCAAGCTTTAGCTGTAGATGGTGCTAGTAAAACTCAGGGAACCAATACCATACAATGGCCTAACGAAAAAGTTGATCACTTCAAATGGCAGTTACTAGATGCAGGTGATAACTATTTCTATCTTGTCGCTAAACACAGTGGTCAAGCTTTAGCTGTATATGGTGGGCTTAAAGCTAATGGAACTGGTGTCATACAATGGCCTAACGATAAAGTCGATCACTTCAAGTGGCGGTTAGAAGATGCGGGTGATAGTTATTTCTATCTCATAGTTAAACATACTGGTCAAGCTTTAGCTGTGGATGGTGGTCTCAAAGCTAATGGAACCAAGGTTATACAATCGCCTAATGAGAAAGTCGATCACTTCAAATGGAAATTTGAGGCTGTATCGCCTGAAACTACTGCAACACCTTCTTTACCACCCATCTCAGATAATGGAACGATAAACACTGAAGCTGGAAAAACCTACAGGGTTCAAATCACAGTTAATGTTCCGCTCAATATTGGTTATAACAACAGCTTTGGTATCTTCGCTATTAATGATGATGGCAGCATTGCTGGAGCCAAACCCGGAGATCCTAATTACGCTGCTACAGTTGTAAAAAACCGTATTGCCTTAGTAGATGCTGATCAAGGTTCATATAAAAAAGGACAAACCTTTCAATACGATTTACCGGGTGGGTCAAAATATAGTGTCTTCTTGATTGCTAACGGTACTCCAGCACTATTTTTAGAGAAAAACCCTCAAAATCAAGGTTCTAATCCTCCTCTGGCTTACTTTCTTAATAGTGCTGCCAACCCCGATGGCAAGTCTCATGTCAAAGTGATCTCGCCAAATGAATACGGTTTTGAAGATACTTACGGTGGAGGAGATCAAGACTTTGATGATCTAATTGTAAAGTTAGAAACTTTGTCCGTTGAAAGTAAAAGCTAA
- a CDS encoding DNA cytosine methyltransferase, with product MAVVLFAGGGGIEAGMVEAGIRPVIAVEFDPTKPELSRAIAKTHHRNFNEYGCRIIQLTVQEVARLGFIGFPRYPDYLHASPVCANFSQAHTAKAGKGIETVDDLTAALAVAEAIRQLQPRVFTLENVPHYQNSQSFSIILSALELEGYSVDYSVINMDKFGLPQARRRLVLVASRGCRVALPAHRKQIGWYEVIAHLIPTMTDSQLLPKQRQAVEQFLMANEPTPLLIQRVGGRTESKYKPAHLPCNTILRHR from the coding sequence ATCGCCGTAGTACTTTTCGCAGGTGGCGGTGGAATAGAAGCGGGGATGGTCGAAGCCGGAATTCGTCCAGTCATCGCGGTGGAATTCGACCCGACTAAACCAGAACTGAGCCGGGCGATCGCCAAAACCCATCATCGTAACTTCAACGAGTATGGCTGTAGAATAATCCAGCTAACAGTTCAAGAAGTAGCGCGGTTAGGATTCATAGGGTTTCCGCGATACCCCGACTATCTCCATGCTTCCCCGGTGTGCGCCAACTTCAGCCAAGCCCACACTGCCAAAGCGGGTAAGGGCATTGAAACGGTTGACGATCTGACGGCGGCATTAGCTGTGGCAGAAGCCATCCGACAGTTGCAGCCACGGGTGTTCACTCTCGAAAATGTTCCACACTATCAGAACAGTCAGAGTTTCAGTATTATTCTGTCAGCTTTGGAACTTGAGGGGTACTCAGTTGATTACAGCGTGATCAACATGGACAAATTCGGACTACCCCAAGCGCGTCGGCGGTTAGTTCTGGTTGCCAGTAGGGGTTGTCGTGTTGCACTACCCGCTCACAGAAAACAAATAGGGTGGTATGAGGTGATCGCTCACCTCATCCCCACCATGACCGATTCCCAACTACTCCCCAAACAACGGCAAGCGGTAGAACAATTTCTGATGGCTAACGAACCAACGCCATTGCTAATACAGAGAGTTGGGGGACGTACAGAGTCAAAGTATAAACCTGCACACTTGCCCTGTAACACTATCTTACGACATCGGTGA
- a CDS encoding DUF488 family protein translates to MLPCILTKNWLVKHLPLFAPTPELLKWWKSSAQDAEAELECERRFREVLQEQQQLIDFWVRRQQQTSADITLLCFEKSGDFCHRYIVGREVIGRSLPELWGGEVGKVVNYPKDTNTVLTLEIATELDKGSGLTDTQAPHKTQSKEYYKFDPKSNISHLNINNGAAAQAIVILREQPTNESLGTHNESTLTLVKSTTEHLTIPELLGGVKSYDELPPGWKNVEVIADVGIGTSVQVYNLVSRQWQPGIVKDYWELGGFLVVCCGRRVLYVFSGECVAVFVGDETTASNSTV, encoded by the coding sequence TTGCTGCCCTGTATCCTCACCAAAAACTGGCTCGTCAAGCACCTCCCACTGTTCGCGCCAACTCCAGAACTGCTCAAGTGGTGGAAGTCATCAGCCCAGGATGCTGAAGCGGAACTTGAATGCGAGCGTCGGTTTCGAGAGGTTCTTCAGGAGCAGCAGCAGCTGATTGACTTTTGGGTGCGGAGGCAGCAGCAGACGAGTGCAGATATTACCTTGTTGTGTTTCGAGAAGAGCGGGGATTTCTGCCACAGGTATATCGTTGGGCGGGAGGTGATCGGGCGATCGCTGCCGGAACTGTGGGGCGGGGAAGTTGGTAAAGTTGTAAATTATCCAAAGGATACGAATACAGTTCTTACCCTTGAAATTGCCACCGAGTTAGATAAGGGTAGCGGATTAACCGATACCCAGGCTCCTCACAAAACACAAAGTAAAGAATATTACAAGTTTGATCCCAAGTCAAACATATCGCATTTAAACATCAACAACGGTGCAGCAGCCCAAGCCATCGTCATTCTAAGGGAACAACCTACAAATGAATCTTTGGGTACTCACAATGAGAGTACCCTTACACTAGTCAAATCTACTACCGAACATCTGACTATTCCTGAACTGCTTGGTGGTGTCAAGAGTTATGATGAACTGCCTCCTGGCTGGAAGAATGTGGAGGTTATTGCAGATGTCGGGATTGGAACTTCAGTACAGGTTTACAACCTCGTCTCCCGTCAGTGGCAACCTGGGATTGTCAAGGACTACTGGGAGCTAGGGGGCTTTCTGGTAGTATGCTGTGGTAGGCGAGTGCTTTATGTATTCAGTGGGGAGTGTGTGGCGGTGTTCGTGGGTGATGAGACAACTGCATCAAACTCTACAGTGTAG
- a CDS encoding IS4 family transposase, with product MPKAAKRNSDHAQKHNTPTIDNEAIASHLEELLTPAIFAQQKYYKQLGLRDRIINLSFMVAAVLTLLWRQVPGVQELTRLLAREDLLWCRSRIIAQQSLSERFLVFPSELFERVFKDLLPQLQLNWQRRLKRPLPDSVKFALLNFERIWIADGSTLEALFRKLKSLEDLKTGQLAGKICTVIDLVNRLPIEVWFHTNPAASETNFEAPLLKLLPAKTLILLDRGFYHFHFLQQLINQEVHFITRLKAKASIKYLKIFSYDHSVKDRLIQLGTVRRGAPVLTLRLIEIKVGKTSYSYITSVLDPQILPPYVVADLYRRRWRVEEAFYVVKRLLGLSYLWTGSINGVKLQVWATWLFYAVLVDLGDAVADELSLPFDRISLEMIFRGLYHFSVAYDKGKADDPIKYFAAKENQDLGVVKALRKPVSKLDLSPFPAPS from the coding sequence ATGCCCAAAGCTGCAAAACGAAACTCCGACCACGCGCAAAAGCATAATACTCCTACCATAGATAATGAAGCGATTGCGTCGCATTTAGAAGAGTTACTAACTCCAGCTATCTTTGCTCAACAAAAATACTATAAGCAGTTAGGTTTACGAGATAGAATTATCAACCTATCCTTCATGGTAGCAGCAGTATTAACTTTATTGTGGCGACAAGTTCCTGGAGTTCAAGAATTAACAAGGCTTTTAGCAAGAGAAGATTTATTGTGGTGTCGTTCTAGAATAATTGCTCAACAATCTCTTTCTGAAAGATTTTTAGTATTCCCATCTGAATTATTTGAGCGAGTATTTAAAGATTTACTACCTCAGTTACAACTTAATTGGCAACGACGGCTGAAGCGACCACTTCCTGATAGTGTTAAATTTGCACTTCTTAATTTTGAACGAATTTGGATAGCTGACGGGTCTACATTAGAAGCCTTATTCCGAAAGCTAAAAAGCCTAGAAGACTTGAAAACAGGTCAATTAGCAGGAAAGATTTGTACAGTTATTGATTTAGTCAATCGCTTACCTATTGAAGTTTGGTTTCACACTAATCCTGCTGCATCAGAAACTAACTTTGAAGCTCCATTGCTGAAACTACTACCTGCTAAAACTCTGATCTTACTTGATAGAGGTTTTTATCATTTCCACTTTTTACAACAACTCATTAACCAAGAAGTTCATTTTATTACTCGTTTAAAAGCCAAAGCATCTATTAAGTACTTAAAAATTTTCAGCTATGACCATTCAGTTAAAGACCGATTGATTCAACTTGGAACTGTTCGTCGTGGTGCACCAGTGCTTACTTTACGTTTAATAGAAATTAAGGTTGGTAAAACTAGCTATTCTTATATTACTTCTGTCCTCGACCCACAAATCTTACCTCCTTACGTTGTCGCAGATTTATATCGCCGAAGATGGAGAGTTGAAGAAGCTTTTTACGTGGTCAAGCGTTTATTGGGACTGTCATATTTATGGACTGGTTCTATTAATGGTGTGAAGTTACAAGTGTGGGCAACTTGGCTCTTTTATGCAGTATTGGTTGACTTGGGAGATGCGGTTGCAGACGAATTATCTTTGCCATTTGACCGCATTTCTTTAGAGATGATTTTTCGTGGTTTATATCATTTTAGTGTCGCCTATGATAAAGGTAAGGCGGATGACCCAATTAAGTACTTCGCTGCCAAAGAAAATCAAGATTTAGGAGTAGTTAAAGCCCTGCGAAAACCAGTCTCCAAGCTGGATTTATCGCCTTTTCCCGCACCCTCTTGA